GACCTTCTTCGAATCATCTGGGGGGGAAATTAAATCACTAGCCATGATTTTAGGCATCGGCATCGTCGTAAAGTCGGTCGTAATGATTTTGCTCTTGTTCCAATACGGGTCGCTCACATACACGCCCCATACATACTTGGTCGCGGGCAGCAGGTTCCATGTGCTTGGGTAGTCCCAGCTCATTGTTCCGTTTCGTGTCGTTACCGTGGTCCATTTGTATTGACCAGACAAACTCACACCATGTGAGATCATCCCCGCATTCGTCGTTAAACACACATTCACCGTTAATTGTTCATGCGTCGGATTGTTAATTGTGAATCGAAACGTCGGTTGGAACGCTACGTTCGTTGACGTGTTTTCCGGGCTAATCACCGTTGCACTCGACAGATCTCGGACTTTGAAGTTAAACGTCGGCCCAACGCTCTTGTACCATGCCTCCGTCGCGCTCACCCACACCGTCCAGTTATAGCTTGTTGTCGCTCGGAAACTCCACGTCGGCGTCCAGCTAAACGTTTGGATCCCCGTCCATTGGTCATGCGTGGTCCACAACCCTTGGCCAGACACACTCACCGTCAGATCATTCGTTGCACATAAATTCACCGTCAGCATCAACCCATTCGGGTTATCGATCGTAAAACTAAAGGTCGGCGTCAGATCCACCGATTGGCCCCCATTGCGCGGCGTTAGCAGGTTGCTTGCTCGAATTGTTGGCAGGGCCATCGTCGTAAAATTCGTTGTAATAATCTGG
Above is a window of Gammaproteobacteria bacterium DNA encoding:
- a CDS encoding hypothetical protein (Evidence 5 : Unknown function) produces the protein MFNDECGDDLTWCEFVWSIQMDHGNDTKRNNELGLPKHMEPAARDQVCMGRVCERPVLEQEQNHYDRLYDDADA